CTTGTTTTAGAAATCCCTTACATATTAACAACAAAACCCGACAACAATTGAAGTCGGGGAACAATCAACATTCCTAAATAGTCAAGAATATATAAAGGCTTTACTAGTCGTACTACCTACAATTCTTTGGACAGGTGTAACACATTTTCCTTGATTCCGCTTGATAAGAAAAACAACAAGTTTTGCGGATGCGGATTTCCTTTCCTTCAACCAAGGTTTTCTCGTGGTAAAATCTAGTCAGCGGATTTCGGTTGTAGTTACCAAACAAAGATCCTTCAGCATCATTGAGCAGATAGGAAAAGTCTTCTTTCAACCTCTGCTTGACATCCTCAGCGCTCTCCTTTTCTAATAAAGATTCATATAACCAAAAGAGATAAATCGCTGTATTTTCCCATAATATTTGTTTCGGAACTTTCCACGCTGTTGACAGTTCATTGCAGATCAGATTAAGGTGATTGGCAAAAATGTCCTCAACTAACAACCTTCGCTGGAAGACCCTTTCCTCTTCACTATCAAACAGACGTACCGTTTGATCTACTAATAGTAACTGAGGTAACCAATGTTCGGTAGACTTTGATGGTTCTAAGAATAATTGGTCTTTAGCTAGGTTTATCTTTTTATTTAAAACTGAAAAGCTATAAAAAGCAGGAACAACAAGTAGAAAGCTATAACGCTTTGAAAAGATAGAGGCAGTCACACGGCCATCCTCGGCATCCATGTCTTGTTGTAAGTCTTCAATGAGTTTTTTTAAATAAGCTCGATCAAACAACATCTCAACAGGAATCGATTGTGTTGCTTCAGTTTTTTTATGAAAACAGACACGGTAATTACACAATTCATTCCGTTCATTTGCATCCAACTGTAGCTTTTTCATCAACTGACACCTACTTTATTTTATTATGCAGCGTCCTTTTCCATAAGGGATACATAAAGGTGTTCCAAAAAGTGGATCACTTGTTACTTGACAATCCATGCGAAAAACGTTCTTCACCAACTCACACGTAATAACATCTTCAGGCTTGCCTTGATCAAAAATTTTCCGATTTTGAACCGCGACAATATGATGAGCGTACCTGCAAGCTAAGTTTAAATCGTGAAGTACCATCACAATCGTCCGCTGCTCTTTTTCATTTAATTCAAATAACAAATCTAAAATCTCGATTTGATGTGTCATATCTAGATAGGTCGTCGGTTCATCTAATAAAATCGTATCTGTATCTTGAGCAAGGGTCATCGCGATCCATGCCCGCTGCCTTTGACCTCCTGAGAGAGAATCTACCTGTCTCTCAGCTAAGTCGGTTAATTGAGTTGCTTCTAAAGCTTCGCTAACCTTCCTCTCATCTACTTCTGACCATTGTTTTAACCAGTTTTGATACGGGTAACGTCCTTGTTTAACGAGCTGAAGAACGGTCAAACCTTCAGGTGCTTCTGGGCCTTGAGGAAGAATCGCTAGTTGCTTAGCAATTTCTTTTGTCTGCATTTTTTGAATGGAAGTTCCATCAAGAACGATCGATCCTGATTTTGGCTTTAGTAACCTTGCAAGTGAGCGCAATAACGTTGATTTTCCACAGCCATTTCCACCAATAAATACTGTTATCTCACCTTTAGGTATTTTTATATCAAGCTCCTCGATGATCACTGACTCACCATACCCGAGTGTTAATCCTGAAGTTTCAAGGCTCATACGATCTAAATCCTTTCATTATAAGTTTCGATTTTTATATAATAAGTAAATAAAGTAAGGTGCTCCAATCACTGCAGTAAATACACCCGCAGGAATTTCATTCGGACTAAAGAACGCCCTTCCAATTAAATCCGCTACCATCACTAAAATTGCACCAACTAGAGCAGATACTGGTAGGAGCGCACCAAAGGATGAACCGACCAGTTTCCTAGAAATATGTGGAGCAATTAAACCGACAAACCCAATTCCACCGGCAAAAGCGACAGCCCCTGCTGCAAATCCAGTACTTAACAGTAATAGGCCTATTCGATAACGCCCAACAACACTTCCGACACCAGTAGCAATCGAATCCCCTAACTCTTGGACATTCAAATGTCTCGTTACAATCGCTAATATGACTAGTAAGGCGACCGTCCATGGTAACAACGTTGCAACATTTTCCCAACTAGCTCCATAGATCGATCCTGTCAGCCAAATGTTTGCTTGGCTTGCTTGATAAATCGGACCTAGAACCATAAACAATGTTGTAAGTGCTTGTGTTAAAGCCGACAAGCCAATCCCTATCAAAACAAGTCGAATGGGTGAGACACCATTTTTCCAAGCTAATATATAGATAAGCAAAGCAATTAACGTTGCCCCTATAAAAGCAGCTAAGGGCATCCATTTTATGCTTACGGTTAAGGCATTATGCTCATTACTGAAAATCGCTAAAAATGAAACGACGGCAACCGCAGCACCACCTGTAATACCGATAATATCTGGTGACGCTAATGGGTTTCGAATTATTCCTTGCAAGATCGCACCTGAGATGGCAAACGAGATTCCAACAAGAATCGCAATCACAATTCTCGGTAGTCTAAAGGAGTTTACAACGAGATTTTCCATATCCGTTCCATAACCGAACCAAGCTTTTATGACATTAATAGGGTTAATTTTCATTTCCCCTAACCCCGCACTTAAAAGAGCAACAATAATTGTAGTTAATAAGAGAATGAAAAAAACAAATATACTTCTACGATCAACTAAAAAGGACAGGTTATCTTTTCCAAGACGTAACACAAAATACTTTTTTAAATTCATGATTTAGACACCCCCTTACGTGCAATATAAATGAAGAATGGTGTCCCAATAATTGCTGTCATCACTCCAACTGGTACTTCTTGTGGCATGATGACATATCTAGCACTAATGTCGGCTACCAGTAACAAACACCCGCCAATAATTGCACAGTAAGGAATCAGCCAACGATGATCGATCCCAACAAAGAAACGAGCGATGTGAGGAACCATAATTCCAACGAAACCGATCGGACCCGCAATCGCCACAGATCCTCCCGCTAATATAATTATTATGATTGCAGAAATTAATTTGATAAATCCTGTTCGCTGCCCGAGACCTTTGGCTACATCTTCTCCCATCGATAGTAAGTTAATGTGCCTAGCAATCACTAATGAACCAACCCAAGCCACAAGTAGGTAGGGTAAGACACTTTGTAAATATTCAAGGTTCCTCCCTTGGACAGAGCCTGCCAACCAAAACAACACTTCCTCTAAGGCCTTTTCATTTAAAACAAGCATCCCTTGCGTTAAGGACGAAAACAAGGCCCATATCGCTGCCCCTGCTAGCGTAAATTTCATCGGTGTTAGTCCTTCTCTTCCTAACGATCCAATAAAATAGACGGCAGCCCCTGCAAGTGCTGCGCCTGCAAATGCAATCCAAACGAAAGACCCTAAAGAGGTAATAGAAAAGAATGTGACCGCACTAACAATAAAAAAACTCGCACCAGCATCTATACCAAATATCTTCGGATCGGCTAATGGGTTGTTCGTCAACGCTTGCATCAATGCGCCTGCGACTCCGAGACTAGCTCCCACAGTAGCTGCAATCAATGCCCTTGGCATCCTGGTTGTTTGGATAATTAAATGTTCATTTGACCCATTAAAGTTTGTGTAGGCTTCAATAGCTGTTTTCCAGCTTGTATTTGTATATCCATAAACAATACTTAAACAAATAAATAAAAGAAAGATGACGATCCCAACGATAAGGCCGCTAACTTTTGCTGGTGTTGATTTTAATATCATGATTGTGTGACCCCTTTAATAGTAAATGATCTATTATTCTAGTAAATTAATATCAGTACTTAAAGTTTATGTTAATTGATAATAATAGTCAATGAACGTGAGAATCATTTTCACTTACATATTGACATTTTTCACAATCACACTTACTATTATATATGCAATTGAAATTAATTATCAATTAACACATTTTGGAGGAGACATAATTATGCGAAGAGCATCATTAAAATTTATCTTGTTCTCGATGATGATTACACTCGTTTTAGCTTTAGCTGCATGCGGGAACAATTCAGAAGAAGAGACTACTGAACCTGCTGAGAATGACAACGAAGAGACAACATCTTCCTACATAGTTGAACACGCCATGGGGTCAACGGAAATCGCAGGGACACCAGAAAAAGTAGTCATTTTAACGAATGAGGGAACAGAAGCATTACTAGCCTTAGGGGTTACACCTGTAGGAGCTGTTACGTCTTGGACTGGTGATCCTTGGTATGAGCATATTAGTGAAGATATGGAAGGCGTACAAGAACTAGGGACAGAGAGTGAACCAAATTTAGAAGCCATCGCGGCTCTTCAACCTGATTTAATTATTGGAAACAAAATGCGTCAAGAAGCCGTATATGAGCAATTAAGTGCGATTGCACCGACTGTCTTTGCAGAGTCACTACGCGGAAACTGGAAAATCAACTTTGAGCTTTATGCAGAAGCGTTAAATAAAACAGAAGAAGGCGAACAAGTATTAGAGGATTACGCAGCACGCATTGCTGCTTTCCAAGAGGAAGCTGGTGATCTCCTAGACTTAGAAATCTCTATGGTTCGTTTCTTAGGTGGAGATGTACGAATCTATCAGAAAGATTCATTCTCAGGTGTAATTCTTGAGGAGATTGGTTTTAACCGCCCAGAATCACAAAGAGCAGATGAACTTGCGATCATGGGGGCAACAAAAGAAATGATCCCTGATATGGATGGTGACATTCTTTTCTACTTCACCTATGAAACTGGTGATGGAGAAGGATCAAATGTTGAAGAAGAATGGTTAAATGACCCGTTATTCCAACAACTACCTGTTGTTGAAAGAGGAGATGCTCATAAAGTCAGCGATGCCATTTGGAACACAGCAGGCGGAGTCCTTGCCGCTCACCTCATGATCGATGATTTAGAAAGTAAAATTTTAGAATAAACCCAATCCGCACTGACAGTAGATAAATGCTGTCAGTGTTTTTTTGGTTATTCATGATCTAACTAAACTAGGATTTCTATAGATAGGGGGGAACCTCTCTGTGATCAATATGAACAAAATAGCATTATTAATCAATATTCCGTTTATCTTCATAAACTATCTCCTCTTATTCTCGTATGATAAGTTATTAAATATATCAGAAACTTCTTAAAAATTTTTAACAAATTTTGAAAGCGTTTTACTGAGACGTTTTCTTTTATGAATTTATACTTTTACTTAGAGGGGGAGGAAACGAATGCTTAGTATTATAGGCTTTGCTACCATTTTAACGATCGTTATCTTACTGATAAAAGGGCGTATATCACCAATCATTGGTTTAGTAATCGTCCCAATTATCGGGGCCTTAATAGCTGGCTTTGGAATTGTAGAAATCGGTACCTTTTTTAATGAAGGAATTGATCGAGTCATTAACGTTGTCATTATGTTCATTTTTGCGATACTCTTTTTTGGCGTAATGCAAGACGCCGGACTATTTGATCCGATAATTAATAAAATGATTAAACTTTCTAGAGGTAATGTAATCGCTGTCGCAGTTGGAACAGTTCTTGTCGCTGCTATTGCCCACTTAGATGGTTCGGGGGCATCGACTTTCCTTATTACAATACCTGCGTTATTACCTTTATATCAACGTTTAAAAATGAGTCCGTACTTACTTCTCTTATTAGTAGGGACAAGTGCAAGTATCTTAAACATGCTACCATGGGCAGGTCCACTTGGACGAACGGCGGCTGTCCTTGGGATGGATCCAACTGAATTATGGAGACCACTCATTCCATTACAAATTATTGCGCTAGTTTTATTAGTTGGGATGGCTATCGTCTTAGGGATCCGCGAAAAGAAACGTATTGCTAACCGAAGCGATACAGAAGATGCTCATCTAGAAGTAGCAGCTACTCAGGAGCTAGCAGCTGAAACCCATTCAGAACAAGAAAAGGACAATCCACTAGCACGTCCAAAACTATTGTGGGTGAATCTATTATTAACTTTAGGCATGATTGGAATGTTAGTATGGGGAATTATCCCGGCTGGTTTTGTCTTTATGATTGCCCTTAGCCTTGCTTTACCATTGAATTATCCGAAAGTCAGTGACCAAATGGAGAGAATTAAGGCACACGCGCCAAATGCACTCCTTATGGCAAGTATTATCTTAGCTGCAGGGTCATTTTTAGGAATCTTAAGTGGCACTGGGATGTTAGATTCTATTGCAGTAGATATGGTGACGATACTTCCTGCTTTCATAGTACCTTATTTACACCTTATCATCGGTGCTCTAGGGGTACCATTTGAGTTAATCTTAAATACAGATGCCTATTATTTTGCTTTACTGCCAGTCGTTGAACAAATTGTTACAAGTTATGGTGTTGATGTGTATTCAACTGCTTATGCAATGATTATTGGAAATATTATTGGCACATTTGTCAGCCCATTTTCACCAGCCCTTTGGTTAGCCCTCGGGTTAGCAGGATGTGAAATGGGGAAACATATCCGTTACTCACTAGTATGGGTTTGGGGTTTCAGTTTAGTTCTTATGGTTGTTGCCATTTTAATTGGAATTATTGCGATCTAATCAAAAAACTTCTCTTGAGAGTTATCGATCTCAAGAGAAGTTTTTTGATAGTGCGGTTCTAAAAAAGGGACAGAAAGAATGTCATAGACTAAAAGATAAGTTGTGCGATAAAAACAACGGTTGTAACTGTGATCGCACTGAGCAATGTTGTAACTAGAACGGTTTGAGCAGCAAGCTCTGGATTATTATTAAACTCTAACGCAAACTGCGCACTATTACGCGAGGAAGGAAATGAACTCGCAATAAATAATGCTTGAGCTACCGTACCTTCTAACCCAAAGAGAAAAATAAGAGCCAAAGCGATGGTTGGTGCGAGTACTAGTCTACCTATACAGCTTAAGACTAGTATTTTATTAATCTTCGTCATTTGTATGTAGGCAACTTGTGCCCCTAATACTAAAAGCGCCATAGCGATAAATGCGTTCGCTACACTTTCTAGCGGGTTCCAAAGAACGATTGGAATTTCTACTGACAGTGTTTGCAATAACACTCCTGCTATAAGTGCATACAACATCGGCATTTTAAATAAAACTTGCAATGCTTGTCGTCCATGATAGTTCACAGAGACAGAATTTAATAATCCGTATGTATAGGTGACAAAGTTTTGAATAATAGTAACGATAATTTGAATCGTCATTCCTAATGGGTTCTGTTGGAACACAAGCTGACTTACTGGAAGACCGTAATTGGCTGAATTCATTAAGACCACACTATTTTTTAATGTTGCAGACATCCCCTTATCCAGTTTTAATAGCCGAGAAGCTACTGCACAGATGATCATTAAAATCAGACACAATACTAATTGATAGCTAATAACTTCTACTAGTACCTGTCCGTCAATATTACTTTTATACACGTTTACAAATGTCGTTGTTGGTAATAGATAATAAGTCGTGATTTTCGATAAGGTTTTTAGATCAAAATGAAATTTCCGATGCAGAATAATTCCCATCGCTAATAAAACAAAAACAGGCAAAATAACACTAGTTAGGATAACAAAAAATAGGTTCATATTTTATCATTCCATTACAGTAATATCGAATCGATTTGTTCACCGAGTCCAAGTAGATATGATCCAATGTAGCATAAAAAGAACGAAACCTACAGATTATGGAAATTAATTAACCTATGCTCATTTTGTTCATAATGATCACGTTAAAAAATAGCGACGCTCAGGTCGACCAACATCCCCATAAATTAATTCAGCTTTTACTTGTTCAATAGAAACTAGATACTCTAAGTAACGTCTTGCAGTTGAACGACTCGCTCCAATACGCTCTCCCACTTCTATCGCAGTAAATCCTACTTTTTCATTCTCTTGAAGAACAGCTGTAACCTTTTCAAGTGTCAACCGGTCAATGCCTTTTGGAAGTTCTGACTTTTCCTCTTTCACTTGCGGAGAAGTGTTTACACCTCTGAGTTGATCAAGCTCATCTTGTGTCATTTCCTGTTTCCCTTCAAACCGTTTTTGTTTTTCAACATAACGGTCAAACGTCTGTTTAAGGCGTTTGAAATCGACTGGCTTAATAATATAGTCAAAGATTCCACCACGAAACGTCTCTTCAATTGTTTCTACCTCATTTGCGGCAGTTATCATGACAATGTCTATGCCTTGATATGTTTTTCGGATCTCCCACATTAACTCCAAACCTTTCACGTCAGGAATATAAACATCAAGTAAAATTAGGTCCGGTAAGTGAGAAGCCTCTTCAAGAAAATCAAGTGCTTCTTGACCCGTTTTCGCTACACCAGAAACATGAAATCCTTCTACCATTTCTACAAACTGTTTGTTAATATCGGCAACACGAAAGTCATCCTCAATAATCAACACAGCAAATGACTGATTTGGCAACATCATCACCTTCCTATTTCTTGTCTTTAGGAATGGCTATAATAAAGCAAGCCCCACCTAAATCGCTTGTCTCTAGTGTTACATAGCCATCCAATTGTTCTAATTGTTGTTGAACTAAGGCAAGTCCAATACCTC
This genomic stretch from Desertibacillus haloalkaliphilus harbors:
- the fhuF gene encoding siderophore-iron reductase FhuF, with amino-acid sequence MKKLQLDANERNELCNYRVCFHKKTEATQSIPVEMLFDRAYLKKLIEDLQQDMDAEDGRVTASIFSKRYSFLLVVPAFYSFSVLNKKINLAKDQLFLEPSKSTEHWLPQLLLVDQTVRLFDSEEERVFQRRLLVEDIFANHLNLICNELSTAWKVPKQILWENTAIYLFWLYESLLEKESAEDVKQRLKEDFSYLLNDAEGSLFGNYNRNPLTRFYHEKTLVEGKEIRIRKTCCFSYQAESRKMCYTCPKNCR
- a CDS encoding ABC transporter ATP-binding protein encodes the protein MSLETSGLTLGYGESVIIEELDIKIPKGEITVFIGGNGCGKSTLLRSLARLLKPKSGSIVLDGTSIQKMQTKEIAKQLAILPQGPEAPEGLTVLQLVKQGRYPYQNWLKQWSEVDERKVSEALEATQLTDLAERQVDSLSGGQRQRAWIAMTLAQDTDTILLDEPTTYLDMTHQIEILDLLFELNEKEQRTIVMVLHDLNLACRYAHHIVAVQNRKIFDQGKPEDVITCELVKNVFRMDCQVTSDPLFGTPLCIPYGKGRCIIK
- a CDS encoding FecCD family ABC transporter permease, translating into MNLKKYFVLRLGKDNLSFLVDRRSIFVFFILLLTTIIVALLSAGLGEMKINPINVIKAWFGYGTDMENLVVNSFRLPRIVIAILVGISFAISGAILQGIIRNPLASPDIIGITGGAAVAVVSFLAIFSNEHNALTVSIKWMPLAAFIGATLIALLIYILAWKNGVSPIRLVLIGIGLSALTQALTTLFMVLGPIYQASQANIWLTGSIYGASWENVATLLPWTVALLVILAIVTRHLNVQELGDSIATGVGSVVGRYRIGLLLLSTGFAAGAVAFAGGIGFVGLIAPHISRKLVGSSFGALLPVSALVGAILVMVADLIGRAFFSPNEIPAGVFTAVIGAPYFIYLLYKNRNL
- a CDS encoding FecCD family ABC transporter permease, whose amino-acid sequence is MILKSTPAKVSGLIVGIVIFLLFICLSIVYGYTNTSWKTAIEAYTNFNGSNEHLIIQTTRMPRALIAATVGASLGVAGALMQALTNNPLADPKIFGIDAGASFFIVSAVTFFSITSLGSFVWIAFAGAALAGAAVYFIGSLGREGLTPMKFTLAGAAIWALFSSLTQGMLVLNEKALEEVLFWLAGSVQGRNLEYLQSVLPYLLVAWVGSLVIARHINLLSMGEDVAKGLGQRTGFIKLISAIIIIILAGGSVAIAGPIGFVGIMVPHIARFFVGIDHRWLIPYCAIIGGCLLLVADISARYVIMPQEVPVGVMTAIIGTPFFIYIARKGVSKS
- a CDS encoding ABC transporter substrate-binding protein, which translates into the protein MRRASLKFILFSMMITLVLALAACGNNSEEETTEPAENDNEETTSSYIVEHAMGSTEIAGTPEKVVILTNEGTEALLALGVTPVGAVTSWTGDPWYEHISEDMEGVQELGTESEPNLEAIAALQPDLIIGNKMRQEAVYEQLSAIAPTVFAESLRGNWKINFELYAEALNKTEEGEQVLEDYAARIAAFQEEAGDLLDLEISMVRFLGGDVRIYQKDSFSGVILEEIGFNRPESQRADELAIMGATKEMIPDMDGDILFYFTYETGDGEGSNVEEEWLNDPLFQQLPVVERGDAHKVSDAIWNTAGGVLAAHLMIDDLESKILE
- a CDS encoding CitMHS family transporter encodes the protein MLSIIGFATILTIVILLIKGRISPIIGLVIVPIIGALIAGFGIVEIGTFFNEGIDRVINVVIMFIFAILFFGVMQDAGLFDPIINKMIKLSRGNVIAVAVGTVLVAAIAHLDGSGASTFLITIPALLPLYQRLKMSPYLLLLLVGTSASILNMLPWAGPLGRTAAVLGMDPTELWRPLIPLQIIALVLLVGMAIVLGIREKKRIANRSDTEDAHLEVAATQELAAETHSEQEKDNPLARPKLLWVNLLLTLGMIGMLVWGIIPAGFVFMIALSLALPLNYPKVSDQMERIKAHAPNALLMASIILAAGSFLGILSGTGMLDSIAVDMVTILPAFIVPYLHLIIGALGVPFELILNTDAYYFALLPVVEQIVTSYGVDVYSTAYAMIIGNIIGTFVSPFSPALWLALGLAGCEMGKHIRYSLVWVWGFSLVLMVVAILIGIIAI
- a CDS encoding AEC family transporter encodes the protein MNLFFVILTSVILPVFVLLAMGIILHRKFHFDLKTLSKITTYYLLPTTTFVNVYKSNIDGQVLVEVISYQLVLCLILMIICAVASRLLKLDKGMSATLKNSVVLMNSANYGLPVSQLVFQQNPLGMTIQIIVTIIQNFVTYTYGLLNSVSVNYHGRQALQVLFKMPMLYALIAGVLLQTLSVEIPIVLWNPLESVANAFIAMALLVLGAQVAYIQMTKINKILVLSCIGRLVLAPTIALALIFLFGLEGTVAQALFIASSFPSSRNSAQFALEFNNNPELAAQTVLVTTLLSAITVTTVVFIAQLIF
- a CDS encoding response regulator — encoded protein: MMLPNQSFAVLIIEDDFRVADINKQFVEMVEGFHVSGVAKTGQEALDFLEEASHLPDLILLDVYIPDVKGLELMWEIRKTYQGIDIVMITAANEVETIEETFRGGIFDYIIKPVDFKRLKQTFDRYVEKQKRFEGKQEMTQDELDQLRGVNTSPQVKEEKSELPKGIDRLTLEKVTAVLQENEKVGFTAIEVGERIGASRSTARRYLEYLVSIEQVKAELIYGDVGRPERRYFLT